The window TTGATGGGAGACGTTGCCGAACACGTCGAAATTCACCGCCAGCTGATAATACGTGCGCTCCAGCAAGGGGTAATCGAACAGCCACATGGTCTGCGGCACCTCGCCGATCAAGCCTTTGGTCACGGCGGCGCTGTCGAAATGCCGGAAGATGCTCAGCAGGGCATTGTCGTTTCCGGCCCACAACGTCGACCAGCTCGGTGCCGGCTCGTCGGCGTAGCTGTCCCGGCGCAAGGCCTCGTATTCGTTACGTTTGTCGCGGTAGTCGTGCCAAAGGGTCAGGACGCTGCCGACATCATCGTTCTGCCCCGGCATCGCCAGCAGCGGCGTGGCCTGGCCGCGATAGTTCGGGTCGGTGATGTAGAGGTCGTGTTCGGGCGCCTGGAACATTGCCCAGAAGTTGTCGCGGATCACGTCCGTGGCGATCTGCCCCCGACACACCGGGCCACGAATAAAGGTGCGCACGAAGTATTCGGCGTTATCGAGCATGAACTGGTAGCGTGCCTGGGCCGGGATCGCCTCGAACGTGGAAAACGGATTGGCCCGGCGTTCAGGCCCATAACCCGGCAACGCGCTGACCTGCCAATTGCCGCTGTAGAACAGGCTTTTGACCCGGGCCATTTTCGCCGCGCTCAGCGGATAGGTGATGTGGGTCTTGTGCACGATCACACCCTGCACCGGCCACAAGCGGTAATAGAACTGCACGCCCGGATCGTCGTTCGGGCGACGGGTATTGATCACGTCGATGGGCTGGCCGGTCGGCGTGCGCGAACGCACCCACTGGAAGAAATGCCCCGGTTCGCCGTCCTTGAAATAGATATGCGCGAGAAACCAGTGCTCGAACAGCCAGCGCCCCACCAGGCTTTGCCGGGCACCCGGCGCGTTGAGCAGATTCTCCCACTGCACCACCTGCAACGCTTCTTGTGCGCTCGGCACCAGGCCTTGCTCGTCGATCGGCGCGCCAGAGGCCAGCCAGCGTTGCAGCGTCTGGTATTGCTGATCGGTCAGGCCGGTGACCGCCAGCGGCATACCTTCCTTCGGATGGGCACTGGCGTAGCCGTCGAACTCGGCGGGCATGGCACACATGTTGTTGCGGTTCAGGCCCAGGACGATGTCTTCGGGAAGCTTGGCGTTAGGCTGCAACGGTACGCTGTGGCCCAGTTCAAGCATTCGCGCCATCAGTGCAGCCTGGCTGCCTTGGGCGTCGAGTACCGAATAGAAGCCTTTTTGCTGCCAGGCCCGCTTGCCCGAAGCGTCATAAAACAACCGGGTCGGTGCAACGGCCTGACTGCGGTCGCCGTCATACACCGGGACTTTCGTTGCGCCACGTGCCGCACCTTCGCCGCTGCCCAGATTGAGCTGACAGGCGGCGTCGTTGCAGGCATGGCAGGCCACACACTTTTCGGTGAAGATCGGCTGAATATCGCGGGTGTAGGAGATTGCAGGGGAAATCGCCGGACTTTGCGCGACCGCGCCCCAGCTTAAAAACATCAACACACTGCTGATGACGACGCGATACGACATGTCCCTGGTCCCGATCCTTTGAAAAACGCCGCGATTCTACCGGTCTGATGCTCGTACCAACATGAGCGATATTCATGCAAAACCCGAACATGCTCTAAAAGCGCACAGGTTTGCTATTATCTCGGCCCTTCGTCATGGCCTTACCGAGTAGTCCAAATGTCCGATCGCAGCGTTCGCCTTCAAGCTCTCAAGCACGCCCTTAAAGAGCGCATCCTGATTCTCGATGGCGGCATGGGCACGATGATCCAGAGCTACAAGCTCGAAGAGCAGGATTACCGTGGCAAACGCTTCGCCGACTGGCCGAGTGATGTCAAAGGCAACAACGACCTGTTGGTGCTGACACGCCCGGACGTGATCGGTGGCATTGAAAAGGCTTACCTGGATGCCGGCGCCGACATTCTGGAAACCAACACCTTCAACGCCACTCAGATTTCCCTCGCCGATTACGGCATGCAAAGTCTGGCGTACGAGTTAAACGTAGAAGGCGCGCGCCTTGCCCGCAAGGTCGCCGACGCCAAGACCCTGGAAACCCCGGACAAGCCGCGCTTCGTCGCCGGCGTGCTCGGTCCGACCAGCCGCACTTGCTCGTTGTCGCCCGACGTCAACAACCCTGGCTACCGCAACGTGACCTTTGATGAGTTGGTGGAGAACTACACCGAATCCACCAAGGGCCTGATCGAGGGCGGCGCCGACCTGATCCTGATCGAAACCATCTTCGACACCCTCAACGCCAAAGCCGCGATCTTCGCCGTGCAAGGCGTGTTCGAAGAACTGGGCATCGAATTGCCGATCATGATTTCGGGCACCATCACCGACGCCTCCGGTCGTACGCTGTCGGGCCAGACCACCGAAGCCTTCTGGAACTCCGTGGCCCACGCCAAACCGATTTCGGTCGGCCTGAACTGCGCCCTCGGTGCCAGCGAACTGCGTCCGTACCTGGAAGAGCTGTCGAACAAGGCCAACACCCACGTTTCCGCGCACCCGAACGCCGGCCTGCCGAACGAATTCGGCGAGTACGACGAACTGCCGTCGCAAACTGCCAAGGTCATCGAAGAATTCGCCCAAAGCGGCTTCCTCAATATCGTCGGCGGTTGCTGCGGCACCACGCCGGGCCACATCGAGGCCATCGCCAAAGCCGTGGCCGGTTATGCGCCGCGCGAGATTCCAGAAATCCCCAAGGCCTGCCGTCTTTCGGGCCTGGAACCGTTCACCATCGATCGCAACTCGCTGTTCGTCAACGTCGGCGAGCGCACCAACATCACCGGTTCCGCCAAGTTCGCCCGCCTGATCCGTGAAGACAACTACACCGAAGCCCTGGAAGTCGCCCTGCAACAGGTCGAGGCCGGCGCCCAGGTGATCGACATCAACATGGACGAAGGGATGCTCGATTCGAAGAAGGCCATGGTGACCTTCCTCAATCTGATTGCCGGCGAACCGGACATCTCCCGCGTACCGATCATGATCGACTCCTCCAAATGGGAAGTGATCGAAGCCGGCCTGAAATGCATTCAGGGCAAGGGCATCGTCAACTCGATCAGCATGAAGGAAGGCGTCGAGCAGTTCATTCATCACGCCAAACTGTGCAAACGCTACGGCGCCGCCGTGGTGGTGATGGCGTTCGACGAAGCCGGCCAGGCCGACACCGAAGCGCGCAAGAAAGAAATCTGCAAACGCTCCTACGACATTCTGGTCAACGAAGTCGGCTTCCCGCCTGAAGACATCATCTTCGACCCGAACATCTTCGCCGTGGCCACCGGCATCGAAGAACACAACAACTACGCTGTGGACTTCATCAACGCCTGTGCCTACATCCGCGATGAGCTGCCGTATGCGCTGACCTCGGGCGGCGTGTCCAACGTGTCGTTCTCGTTCCGTGGCAACAACCCGGTGCGTGAAGCGATCCACTCGGTGTTCCTGCTCTACGCGATCCGCAATGGCCTGACCATGGGTATCGTCAATGCCGGTCAATTGGAGATCTACGACCAGATCCCGGTGGAACTGCGCGACGCCGTTGAAGACGTGGTACTCAACCGCACCCCGAACGGCACCGACGCCCTCCTCGCCATCGCCGACAAGTACAAGGGCGACGGCAGCGTCAAGGAAGCCGAGACCGAAGAGTGGCGTAACTGGGACGTTAACAAGCGCCTGGAACACGCATTGGTCAAAGGCATCACCACGCACATCGTCGAAGACACCGAAGAGTCGCGTCAGTCGTTCGCCCGCCCGATCGAAGTGATCGAAGGCCCGCTGATGTCCGGCATGAACATCGTTGGCGACCTGTTCGGCGCCGGCAAGATGTTCCTGCCGCAGGTGGTGAAATCCGCCCGCGTGATGAAGCAGGCCGTGGCGCACCTGATCCCGTTCATTGAGCTGGAAAAAGGCGACAAGCCGGAAGCCAAGGGCAAGATTCTCATGGCCACGGTGAAAGGCGACGTGCACGACATTGGCAAGAACATCGTTGGCGTGGTGTTGGGCTGTAACGGCTACGACATCGTCGATCTCGGCGTGATGGTCCCGGCGGAAAAAATCCTCCAGGTGGCCAAGGAACAAAAGTGCGACATCATCGGCCTGTCCGGCCTGATTACCCCGTCGCTGGACGAAATGGTCCACGTCGCCCGCGAGATGCAGCGCCAGGATTTCCACCTGCCGCTGATGATCGGTGGCGCGACCACTTCCAAAGCGCACACGGCAGTGAAGATCGAACCCAAGTACAGCAACGATGCGGTGATCTACGTCACCGACGCCTCCCGCGCCGTGGGCGTGGCGACGCAGTTGCTGTCGAAGGAGTTGAAACCGGCTTTCGTCGAGAAAACCCGCCTGGAATACATCGACGTTCGCGAGCGCACCGCCAACCGCAGCGCCCGCACCGAACGCCTGAGCTATGCCGCGTCGATTGCGAAAAAACCGCAGTTCGACTGGAGCACCTACGAGCCGGTCAAACCAACGTTCACCGGCACCAAAGTGCTGGATAACATCGACCTGAAAGTGCTGGCCGAATACATCGACTGGACGCCATTCTTCATTTCCTGGGACCTGGCCGGCAAATTCCCGCGCATCCTTCAGGACGAAGTGGTCGGTGAAGCGGCTACCGCGTTGTACGCCGATGCCCAGGAAATGCTCGCCAAACTGATCGACGAGAAACTGATCAGCGCCCGCGCGGTGTTCGGCTTCTGGCCGGCCAACCAGGTGCGCGACGACGACATCGAGCTCTACGGCGATGACGGCAAGCCATTGGCCAAGCTGCATCACCTGCGTCAGCAGATCATCAAGACCGACGGCAAGCCGAACTTCTCCCTGGCCGACTTCGTTGCGCCGAAGGACAGCGAGCTCACCGACTACGTGGGTGGTTTCATCACCACCGCCGGCATCGGCGCCGAAGAAGTGGCCAAGGCCTATCAGGACGCTGGCGACGACTACAACTCGATCATGGTCAAGGCCCTGGCCGACCGTTTGGCCGAGGCCTGCGCCGAATGGCTGCACCAGCAAGTGCGTAAAGAGCACTGGGGCTACGCCAAGGATGAAACCCTGGACAATGAGGCGCTGATCAAAGAGCAATACAGCGGTATCCGTCCGGCCCCCGGCTACCCGGCCTGCCCGGACCACACCGAAAAAGCCCAGTTGTTCGCCCTGCTCGACCCCGAAGCCGCCGAAATGCGTGCCGGCCGCAGCGGCGTGTTCCTCACCGAACATTACGCGATGTTCCCGGCGGCGGCTGTCAGCGGTTGGTATTTCGCTCACCCGCAGGCGCAGTACTTCGCCGTGGGCAAGATCGACAAGGACCAGGTGCAGAGCTACACCTCGCGTAAAGGCCAGGAGTTGAGCCTGACCGAACGCTGGCTGGCGCCGAACCTTGGTTACGACAACTGAGATGCTATGCCAACCGCAACATTGTGGTTGGCAAAGATCTCATGTGGGAGTGAGCCTGCTCGCGATTGCGGTCTATCAGTCAACATCGATGTTGAATGTTATTCCCTCATCGCGAGCAGGCTCGCTCCTACAGGTGATGCGTTTTAGCTGTTTGATCCACCCGCCTGCTCCGCCACCTCCTGTCGGGACAACTCGATCATCTTCGCGTTGCGCGCCGCCGCCTGTTCGAAAAGCTGGCTCAAGAAGGCAGCTTCATCGGCGTTGTCCACCTCCTCCTGAACATCCATCTCATCAAGTGCCTGGAAGACCTCAGGGTATTTCTCCTTGAGATAATTCACCCAGTAATCGCGCTGGATCAGGTCTTCAAGAAAGGTGTCGGAGCGTTCTGCATTAAGGATCTCAGTGCGCATTTCCGCCATTTGCCGAGGCGTGACGCCCGAGGCATAAGTCATGTGTTTCGGTTGCCCTGGCAGGCTCAGGCCATCATCCCATCCATCCGTCAGGCCGATTCGATAACCCAGGCGTACCTCAGCCTCATCCTGACCAGTACGAGTGGCCTTTGTGGCCAGCTCATCCACCTTGTCCAGACGAAACAACTGCCGGGACAACCTCAACAGTGCTTCACCTTTCACGCTCAGACCTCCAACAGGAATATCGAGCAAGGCATTGTGGGTGAACACTTTGCTTTCCAGCCCGCTGAACGTCAGGATCCGACCGTCGACACAGGTACCATGGGTCGCGGAACTGGCGAACAACACCTCACGCAATTCGGTGTTGCTGGCGGCGGCGTCCATGACTGTCCACACTCGCCGGGTCAGGTCGGCATTCGCCACTCTGAACTCTTGCGTATCCTGCAATCGGGCAATCAAATGGAAGAACGCCGCGTTGTCCGGTTCCGCCGCCAGTTGATTCCAGATCTCGTTTTTACCGGCCAATTCCTCGGGGGGAGCATTGGCTAACCAGGGCTCCTTTTGTGCGGCGTCAGGCTCGGTTTCAGCGAGTTCTTCATCAGATTCGACGGTTTCGCTGCCCTCTTCGTCGAAACCATGGGCATCATCAATCAAGTCATCCAGATCAGTGCGCGTGAACCCCAGAACGGTCTCGTGCAAACCCTGTTCGCGATAGGTCCTCAGCCGCTCAAGGCTCTCCAGCGACAGGTTGTAGTTGTCGCTCAGATCGATACCGCCCAACAGAACTTCGTGGCTGCCATCCAGCGCCTGTTCAGGAATCGATGTGATGTCATTGCCACTGAGGTTCAATACTCTGAGCCGATAGGAGTCGAGCACACCGTCCGGCCATTCGGTCAGATTGTTGTTGCGCAGATCGAGCGTCTCCAACGCTTCAAAAGTACCGACATCAAAGGTATCCAGTTCGTTGTAGCTCAGGTCCAGCCGTTTCAACCGCTCCAGATGAGCCAACGAGGCATACAATTGCTCGTTATCGCTTACAAGATTCGAGGACAATTCGAGCCATTCCAGCTTACCCATGTATTGAACCGGGTCAGGCACAAGTTCCAATTCATTGCCATTGAGTTCCAGTGTTTTCAGTTGCGTAAATGCCCTGAGGAACCCATCTGAACCTTGGGTGGTAAGTTTTACACTCGTTAGATACAAGCTACCCACATGGTCGAACGCTACGGGCAGCTCGGGCAGGTCTCCCAGTTGCAGACCATTCAGATTCAACACGGAATCCGAACTGCCGGATGTGCCGGCCAAACCTTCGCGCCAGCACTCAAGGATTCGTAAAGCACCCAGCCTGCGAGTGCCCGAAGACGTCATCCAGCCAGCTCCTTGAATGCCTCGCGTATACAGCCAGCCATTCAAACGACGGGTGAGCAATTCAAAGGTTTGCTCCCATTCGGCAAGTCGCGAGCTGAGTTGCGCGTCCGTTAAGCCATTCGTGCGCATCTGTTCGATCACCTGCACGGCGTCTTCATCGGCGAGGTCAGGTTTCAGACGTTGCAGGCGTTTAGTCAAAACCGCAGGCCCTTCTCCCACCGGGACTTCTGTCAACGGCAGCAAATGACGAGCGATCGATCCCCCGCTCTCGGACGGCGGAAAAACCGTCGGCACCTCTTCCAGATCAAACCGCTCGAGGGTCCCGAGTGGCAAACCTTTGGCGAGCTCCACACGCTGTCGGGCGAGTTTTAGCGTTGCGATGGATTGCACGGTCAACGGCGTGCCGGTCAGATTGGTCTTGAGCAGCATGTCATCCGCAAGCTGCACGGGCAGTTCACTGAGCTGACTGTCACGCAGATCCAGCCAGGTCAGTTCTGGCAAGTTTTGCGACCCTATTGGCCATTGATGCAGATTCGTGCCGCGCAGACTCAAGGCTTTGAGGCGAGTCAATGCACTGACGTCCAACGATTGCAGCGGATTGTTACGCAGGTCCAGGTACTCGAGAGCCTGCAACCCCTCAATATGTTGCACAGCTGCTGAACCGGCACCAATGCTGTTGTCGGAAAGGTTCAGATGAATCAATTGCCCAAGTTCACCGGGCGCTATCGGCACTTCAGTCAATTCATTGCGGCTTAAGTCGAGCCTTTGAAGTTCAGTGAATCCACCGATGAAGCTGCGAATCCGTTCTGCGGACGCTTTGCTGCCCTTCAAGTACAAGGTCTGCACATGTGGGAAAGCACCGGCCTGCAGCTCGGGAAATTCACTGAGTTCCAGATTCGGCAAATCCAGCACCGACGCATCGCCTGTCGAGCCATAACGTTTGAAGACACCATTGCGCCAGCAGTCTTTCAGGGCATTTTTCGCCCACGTCCGGCCCATCATCTCCTTGATCATTGGCGTCTGTATCGCACGACTGGACCAGTCATCGAGTTGTCGGTCGAGCACGCTGTATTGCTCACTCAAGGCCTCAACAGCCGCAAACCTGGACTCGGCGTCCTGCCATTGCTCGGCAAACTGATTGAACACCCCGTCGAGAGAGTCGTTGATACCTTTGCCAAGACGTTTTAACTCACCCTTGCTGTAGCCCCTGACCATTTCCTCCAGATCAATTAGGTGCGCAGGATGATTCTTGACGTACTCATACGCCGGCTTGAAGTTTTCCCGCAGGAAGCTTGACCAGTCCAGCGACAGTCCGGACCAGAGTTTTTCATGCCCTTCGAAAACGCTATCGGGCAATGTTCTGATCCCTGTGCCTTTCAAGCTCAAACGCTCAAGCCGCGGCAGTTCGAAAACCCCGGCAGGCCATTCGAACATTGAAGGGGCAAGGACCTCCAGGCTACGCAATTTGTGCAACCGGGAGACATCCAGGGTTAGCGGCGCATAACTGGCGGAAGAAACCGTGAGGTCTTCAAGCCCCGTCAACGCATTCAACCTCGACGGCATATCCACCGCGTATGAAGTCGCTGAGAACAGGCTCAGGTCCCTGAGGTCGCGCATTTCGCTCAATGCTTCGGGAACGTTGCTGAACTCGTTGCCTGTGGCATTGATTCGCAGCCGTTTAAGCTTTGGAAACCTCGTCAAAAGGGCATCGGCGTTGGCGTCAGTGATGCATTGGCCCCGGACATTCAGATCACGTACATGGGAAAAATCCGCCGACAACTGAGGTATCGGGTCGTGGCAGACCAAATCCAGCAACCTGAAGCGGGAGTGTTCCCCGGCCAACGGCGAATTGCGCCAACTCTGTTTGATGTTATGCGCGACCGAACTCCTGCTCCCCAGCATCGACTGCAAAATGGAATCCGGCACCGGTTCGCCAACCCATTGATCGAGCGTCGATTCCAGTACTTCCCACTCACGCATGCGCGCCTGCAAAAGGCTGTAAATCTGTGCGTCGGTTTTGCCCGCGCGCAACTGCGCCAGGATAAATCCGCTGGCTTGCTGATCGGTGAGCGCCGGATACACATCCTGCACCCGCGTCACCAGCGAAGGATTCAAACCTTGCCCGCGCCCGCTGGCGAAGTAACCCACCCTGCGCTCGGTGATACGTTCAGGTGACTTGAACGACTTGCGGTTACCGGCGCGCTCCGCCAACAGGCGTGACAACGTCGCTCGATGTTCGATGGCCGAGTCGATGACGGCCTGCTGCAGACTGGCACCCTGACTGACGTGGGGAACACCCAGTGCCTGACGGGATTCATCGGGCAAGGCGTGCATGATCGAAGCAAAAAAGTTGTCGCCGCTCACCGGCACACCATTGAGCGCTTCGCCACGCTCATCAAATGCCTGATAGGAAGGTCCCTGTTTCACGAGGTACTTGCGACGGGTGGCTGTTTCGCTGCCGATGCCATCGATGAGTGGACCGTTGATATGACCGTCGCGAACCTCCAGACGTACCTCGCTGGACCATCCCGGCAACTTTTCCAGGGCATGCAGGGCGAGCAACCGGCTGTCTGCGGACGTCATGTTGCCCGTCTGCAAGTCGAGGAAAGCGCGTGCCTCACGCCCCTGCTGCGTGTACCAACGGGCCTCTTCCAGCATCCTCAACGGTATTCGGCGTGTTGCTTTGACACGTGACAACTCTTCGGCATTAGCGTCCAGCAAAACCCTCCGGGCGGCCGCGTTACTCAGCCCCGGGCTGGCACGCCGCAACTTTTCGACCAGTTCGCCACCGATGCCAGGCTCGCCTTCGAATAGCCGCAAGGCGTCCGCCAGTGCTGGAGGCGGCGGCATATTGTCCATGTGCATCTTGCGCAAGGCGTTGTCTTCGACGCCACAGGCGTCGGCGATGTCGAGCAACTGCTCATCGGAGAAGCCCTCGGTGATGTGGCCGATGCGCCGCAGCAGCGTCAGGCGATCCCATGTTCGCGGGCGCTCCAGCGTATGGCGCCAGGCGCCGTGCCCGTTGTGTTCGAGGATCGGCTGCCAGGCCTGCTTGTCCGTCGGATGCCGGATGCGCCATTTCTCCAGCGATGGGTCAAAGGTTGTTTCATAGACCTTGCCGCTCTGCCGGATAAAGGTTTTGCCATTGACCGGATACTGTCCCAGCTCATCAGGCATTGAATGGCGATCCAGCGTGATATTGCTTTCGTAGGCGCTAAGGTCAGGTTTCCATAACCGGGCTTCACCATCGGCACGCTTGACCGGCTCCAGGCGTTCGATCACCGCTTCAGGTTTCACCGCCGTCAACCTGGCCAATCCTTTACCGCCACCGGCCATTACCGCGATCAGTGCCAGATTCTCGGCCACATCGACCAGATGCCCTTTGGCTGCAACCCGATCGCCCTCGCTCCACTCGATCGCCCCCTCGAACGATTCGTATAGCAGTTGACCTGCCATGACCGTCAGCATGATCTCGCCCAGCACCGGTACGAACATCGACACCATGTTCAACCCCAGCATGCCGACTTCCAGCAGGTGATTGAGCTTTTCTGCCCGCACCCTGGCGTCGACATCAGCCGTGGGCACCGCATGACTGCGTGCATCGGCGATCACCTTGGCGCGGTTTTGTTCGTAGAGATAAGTCCACAGATCAGTGTTGGCGGACCAGATACCGTCCACGCCTTCGCGAGTGATCCCGAAAGGATTGAGGTAGGGATCGTCGACCGGCTCACGTTTGCCCGGCCGTTCGGGTGGCAACTCTTTGATGTGCGCTGCCGTTGATAGCGGCGGTAGGTATTGGACGACTTTCATCCAAAACGAACGCAAAGGATCGACGGGAGCGTCAGCGGCTTTGCGGGTGAACTGGCTGAAGTAATAAGGACGGTCGGCGTAGGCCACGAACTGGCTGAAAAAACGCTGGTGAGCCGTCGGCCCGTCATCGGGGGCAGGCGATGCATCCCGGGCGGTGAACTGGCGCTTGAACTCTTCACGCATCTGCTCGGAGGTGTAGCGCTTGAGCGGGTGCTCCGGGTCATGGGGAATGTAGACGATGAAATCGCTGGTGTAGCGATATTGCTCACTGATGCTGAATACCACGCAGCCTGTCATCCGGCGCTTCATCAAATTCAAGTCACGAAACCAGACGGGCTTGTTACCGACCTTGGGATGAATTTCGCCCTCAGTGACTGAGAGGATCATTGTGTAGTCTTCGGGCTCGATGTCCTTTTTCAGCAGAGCCAGTTCGGCTGCGGCCCGCATTGCCGCTTTCTGACTGGCAATGAACTGCTGACGAAGTGTCTGCACATCCGCTGACTGGAAAAACGCTTTCACACGGGTCTGGTACTGCGCGCCGATATCCAGTTGGCGACACAGTGTCAGGAACTCGCTGACCGTCATTTCGAAGGTAGCAACCTGGAACGTGCCCGGAGTCGATGTCTCGACAACAAACCCGGACTGGCGATGAAAGGCACCCTCCTCACACTCGGATG of the Pseudomonas sp. MAG733B genome contains:
- a CDS encoding fatty acid cis/trans isomerase — protein: MSYRVVISSVLMFLSWGAVAQSPAISPAISYTRDIQPIFTEKCVACHACNDAACQLNLGSGEGAARGATKVPVYDGDRSQAVAPTRLFYDASGKRAWQQKGFYSVLDAQGSQAALMARMLELGHSVPLQPNAKLPEDIVLGLNRNNMCAMPAEFDGYASAHPKEGMPLAVTGLTDQQYQTLQRWLASGAPIDEQGLVPSAQEALQVVQWENLLNAPGARQSLVGRWLFEHWFLAHIYFKDGEPGHFFQWVRSRTPTGQPIDVINTRRPNDDPGVQFYYRLWPVQGVIVHKTHITYPLSAAKMARVKSLFYSGNWQVSALPGYGPERRANPFSTFEAIPAQARYQFMLDNAEYFVRTFIRGPVCRGQIATDVIRDNFWAMFQAPEHDLYITDPNYRGQATPLLAMPGQNDDVGSVLTLWHDYRDKRNEYEALRRDSYADEPAPSWSTLWAGNDNALLSIFRHFDSAAVTKGLIGEVPQTMWLFDYPLLERTYYQLAVNFDVFGNVSHQAQTRLYFDLIRNGAEQNFLRLMPADSRDDYLNDWYQSGGKFKMWMDYEAIDDDKPTALKLDGKDPKRDFAMQLLARYGELNAKPDPINRCDGAYCSRPNIDPDLQNAEQALSTLTARPAAGLKVIDQLPEATMLRIETANGQRVIYSLLRNRAHSNVAFLLGESLRYQPGLDTLTIFPGVLSSYPNFMFNIPADQVPAFVDAMENAKDANRFEKIVERWGIRRSHPQFWQYFHDLSRYIHETEPVEEGVLDMNRYENL
- the metH gene encoding methionine synthase, with amino-acid sequence MSDRSVRLQALKHALKERILILDGGMGTMIQSYKLEEQDYRGKRFADWPSDVKGNNDLLVLTRPDVIGGIEKAYLDAGADILETNTFNATQISLADYGMQSLAYELNVEGARLARKVADAKTLETPDKPRFVAGVLGPTSRTCSLSPDVNNPGYRNVTFDELVENYTESTKGLIEGGADLILIETIFDTLNAKAAIFAVQGVFEELGIELPIMISGTITDASGRTLSGQTTEAFWNSVAHAKPISVGLNCALGASELRPYLEELSNKANTHVSAHPNAGLPNEFGEYDELPSQTAKVIEEFAQSGFLNIVGGCCGTTPGHIEAIAKAVAGYAPREIPEIPKACRLSGLEPFTIDRNSLFVNVGERTNITGSAKFARLIREDNYTEALEVALQQVEAGAQVIDINMDEGMLDSKKAMVTFLNLIAGEPDISRVPIMIDSSKWEVIEAGLKCIQGKGIVNSISMKEGVEQFIHHAKLCKRYGAAVVVMAFDEAGQADTEARKKEICKRSYDILVNEVGFPPEDIIFDPNIFAVATGIEEHNNYAVDFINACAYIRDELPYALTSGGVSNVSFSFRGNNPVREAIHSVFLLYAIRNGLTMGIVNAGQLEIYDQIPVELRDAVEDVVLNRTPNGTDALLAIADKYKGDGSVKEAETEEWRNWDVNKRLEHALVKGITTHIVEDTEESRQSFARPIEVIEGPLMSGMNIVGDLFGAGKMFLPQVVKSARVMKQAVAHLIPFIELEKGDKPEAKGKILMATVKGDVHDIGKNIVGVVLGCNGYDIVDLGVMVPAEKILQVAKEQKCDIIGLSGLITPSLDEMVHVAREMQRQDFHLPLMIGGATTSKAHTAVKIEPKYSNDAVIYVTDASRAVGVATQLLSKELKPAFVEKTRLEYIDVRERTANRSARTERLSYAASIAKKPQFDWSTYEPVKPTFTGTKVLDNIDLKVLAEYIDWTPFFISWDLAGKFPRILQDEVVGEAATALYADAQEMLAKLIDEKLISARAVFGFWPANQVRDDDIELYGDDGKPLAKLHHLRQQIIKTDGKPNFSLADFVAPKDSELTDYVGGFITTAGIGAEEVAKAYQDAGDDYNSIMVKALADRLAEACAEWLHQQVRKEHWGYAKDETLDNEALIKEQYSGIRPAPGYPACPDHTEKAQLFALLDPEAAEMRAGRSGVFLTEHYAMFPAAAVSGWYFAHPQAQYFAVGKIDKDQVQSYTSRKGQELSLTERWLAPNLGYDN
- a CDS encoding NEL-type E3 ubiquitin ligase domain-containing protein, whose protein sequence is MPNHPPISSRPLPGQSSIHSELLEQLTPQWLINATPQRRAEIKDTGTRAPDWYQRSSTGQQQTLKDSFNASFAAQSRLDKTMSALQDIDTFAEPILTKALKERFGVEVNVNKTQVCLRRPLEVGVFEIEVSSFEVLKLSLLQAALHNFEASECEEGAFHRQSGFVVETSTPGTFQVATFEMTVSEFLTLCRQLDIGAQYQTRVKAFFQSADVQTLRQQFIASQKAAMRAAAELALLKKDIEPEDYTMILSVTEGEIHPKVGNKPVWFRDLNLMKRRMTGCVVFSISEQYRYTSDFIVYIPHDPEHPLKRYTSEQMREEFKRQFTARDASPAPDDGPTAHQRFFSQFVAYADRPYYFSQFTRKAADAPVDPLRSFWMKVVQYLPPLSTAAHIKELPPERPGKREPVDDPYLNPFGITREGVDGIWSANTDLWTYLYEQNRAKVIADARSHAVPTADVDARVRAEKLNHLLEVGMLGLNMVSMFVPVLGEIMLTVMAGQLLYESFEGAIEWSEGDRVAAKGHLVDVAENLALIAVMAGGGKGLARLTAVKPEAVIERLEPVKRADGEARLWKPDLSAYESNITLDRHSMPDELGQYPVNGKTFIRQSGKVYETTFDPSLEKWRIRHPTDKQAWQPILEHNGHGAWRHTLERPRTWDRLTLLRRIGHITEGFSDEQLLDIADACGVEDNALRKMHMDNMPPPPALADALRLFEGEPGIGGELVEKLRRASPGLSNAAARRVLLDANAEELSRVKATRRIPLRMLEEARWYTQQGREARAFLDLQTGNMTSADSRLLALHALEKLPGWSSEVRLEVRDGHINGPLIDGIGSETATRRKYLVKQGPSYQAFDERGEALNGVPVSGDNFFASIMHALPDESRQALGVPHVSQGASLQQAVIDSAIEHRATLSRLLAERAGNRKSFKSPERITERRVGYFASGRGQGLNPSLVTRVQDVYPALTDQQASGFILAQLRAGKTDAQIYSLLQARMREWEVLESTLDQWVGEPVPDSILQSMLGSRSSVAHNIKQSWRNSPLAGEHSRFRLLDLVCHDPIPQLSADFSHVRDLNVRGQCITDANADALLTRFPKLKRLRINATGNEFSNVPEALSEMRDLRDLSLFSATSYAVDMPSRLNALTGLEDLTVSSASYAPLTLDVSRLHKLRSLEVLAPSMFEWPAGVFELPRLERLSLKGTGIRTLPDSVFEGHEKLWSGLSLDWSSFLRENFKPAYEYVKNHPAHLIDLEEMVRGYSKGELKRLGKGINDSLDGVFNQFAEQWQDAESRFAAVEALSEQYSVLDRQLDDWSSRAIQTPMIKEMMGRTWAKNALKDCWRNGVFKRYGSTGDASVLDLPNLELSEFPELQAGAFPHVQTLYLKGSKASAERIRSFIGGFTELQRLDLSRNELTEVPIAPGELGQLIHLNLSDNSIGAGSAAVQHIEGLQALEYLDLRNNPLQSLDVSALTRLKALSLRGTNLHQWPIGSQNLPELTWLDLRDSQLSELPVQLADDMLLKTNLTGTPLTVQSIATLKLARQRVELAKGLPLGTLERFDLEEVPTVFPPSESGGSIARHLLPLTEVPVGEGPAVLTKRLQRLKPDLADEDAVQVIEQMRTNGLTDAQLSSRLAEWEQTFELLTRRLNGWLYTRGIQGAGWMTSSGTRRLGALRILECWREGLAGTSGSSDSVLNLNGLQLGDLPELPVAFDHVGSLYLTSVKLTTQGSDGFLRAFTQLKTLELNGNELELVPDPVQYMGKLEWLELSSNLVSDNEQLYASLAHLERLKRLDLSYNELDTFDVGTFEALETLDLRNNNLTEWPDGVLDSYRLRVLNLSGNDITSIPEQALDGSHEVLLGGIDLSDNYNLSLESLERLRTYREQGLHETVLGFTRTDLDDLIDDAHGFDEEGSETVESDEELAETEPDAAQKEPWLANAPPEELAGKNEIWNQLAAEPDNAAFFHLIARLQDTQEFRVANADLTRRVWTVMDAAASNTELREVLFASSATHGTCVDGRILTFSGLESKVFTHNALLDIPVGGLSVKGEALLRLSRQLFRLDKVDELATKATRTGQDEAEVRLGYRIGLTDGWDDGLSLPGQPKHMTYASGVTPRQMAEMRTEILNAERSDTFLEDLIQRDYWVNYLKEKYPEVFQALDEMDVQEEVDNADEAAFLSQLFEQAAARNAKMIELSRQEVAEQAGGSNS